The Quercus robur chromosome 7, dhQueRobu3.1, whole genome shotgun sequence genome has a segment encoding these proteins:
- the LOC126692851 gene encoding dirigent protein 22-like, with protein sequence MAKTLSKPTSIFFMLFTIFFFSTYVIADEAPVFSKNLPPSSLGLEQQKLSHLHFYFQEIVRGPKPTAVRVAQANTTNTSPTGFGAVVVIDDPLTLLPENTSKVVGQAQGTYTFASQSESALLMVMNFAFTEGEYNGSTLSLLGRNTVSSSVREMPIVGGSGVFRFARGYAQAKTYTFDNKTGDTVVEYNVYVLHH encoded by the coding sequence ATGGCCAAAACCCTCTCAAAACCCACATCCATTTTCTTTATGCTCTTcaccattttcttcttctcaaccTATGTCATCGCAGATGAAGCACCCGTTTTCTCCAAAAATTTACCTCCTTCATCACTTGGACTTGAGCAACAGAAGCTAAGCCACCTCCACTTCTACTTCCAAGAAATTGTTCGTGGCCCCAAACCTACTGCTGTACGAGTAGCACAAGCTAACACGACAAACACATCCCCAACGGGGTTTGGAGCTGTGGTGGTGATCGATGACCCGCTGACTCTCCTCCCAGAAAATACCTCTAAAGTTGTTGGACAAGCACAAGGAACTTATACCTTCGCGTCGCAAAGTGAATCAGCATTGTTGATGGTTATGAACTTTGCTTTCACAGAGGGAGAGTATAACGGTAGTACTCTTAGTTTGTTAGGGAGAAACACTGTATCCTCGTCCGTCAGGGAGATGCCGATCGTTGGTGGGAGTGGTGTTTTCCGGTTTGCTCGTGGGTATGCTCAGGCCAAGACTTACACGTTTGATAACAAAACTGGGGACACTGTTGTGGAGTATAATGTCTATGTCTTACATCATTGA